The following DNA comes from Bradyrhizobium sp. SK17.
CTGCTTGGCGCGACCGAACTCGTCCGTCAGCCGATTCCACTCCTTGGCCATCGCGTCGAGCGCCGCCTGCGGCGTGGTCTGACCGGCCAGCGCCTTGCCGAGCTCGATCTCCACCACCTCGGTGTAGGAGAAATAGCCGGGCAGACGCATGTCGAGCGCGACGTTCTTGGCATTGATGGAATCCGATTGCGCGCCAAGATACTCCTTGGCCTCCTCGGGCGTGAAGATCTTGCTCCACAGTTGCAGATTGGCGGTGTGCGATTTGCGATAGGGGTTGACGCCGCTGCCGCCGGTGATCGCCGCCTGCCCCGACACATCAGGACTGGTCAGCGTCTTGACGAAGTCCCACGCCGCCTGCTGGTTCTTGCCGGCCTTCGGCACGGCGATCTGCCAGCCGCCGAACGCCATGAACGGGGCCGGAAGCACGCTGGGGAATTTGTCCCACTTCTTGGTCTTGGCGTTCCAGATCTCGTCCGAGCCGGGCAGCATCGCCGAGCCGACCTTGCCCGAGATCTTCGACTGTTTCGGATCGGCCGCGATGACGCCCGTGTCGCCCCAGCCGATCGATTCCGCGACCTGGCCGCCGGCGACCGCTGCATTCACCTCGCCGAACGAGAAGTTCAGCGCGTTCGGCGGCCCGAGCTTCGATGCCCTGATATACTCCTCGAGCCCCTTCACCCAGCCCGGATTGTTGATCTGCGCGTCCATCGTCTCGGGGTCGAAGAACATCGCGCCGGGATAGTTCGGATTGTTGGTGTAGGCCGCCGCATGGCTGAAGAAGAACCAGAATTGCTGGCCGCCGCGGCGGAACGCTTCCGCCGTTCCCCACAGCCCCTTGTCGGGCCGCTGGAAAAACTCCGCGATGTCGAGATACTGCTTCCAGGTCTTCGGCGGCGCGAGGTCGTAGCCGTACTTGGCCTTGAAGGCGTCCTTTTCCTTGGGATCGCTGAACAGGTCGGTGCGGTAGGTATAGGTATGCACGTCGCCGTCCATCGACTGCGAGTAGATCTTGCCTTCCCACACCATCAGGCGTTCGCGATAGGCCGGCTCGATATCGTCCCAATCCTTGCCGGACTGCATCTCCTTCGGCATCTCGCTCAGATACGGCACGAAGTCGGGTAGCCAGGCCGGCGCGAAGCTGACGAGGTCGAACGTCGCATCCGACGCCGTCAGCGACGTCGCAATCTTCGGGTAGAGCTCGGACCAGGGAAACTCAACGACATTGACCTTGCCGCAGGTCTTCTTGGCCCATTCGTCGGCGCCGAGCTTGAGCGCAGAGGCAATATACGGACCGGTCTGCGACGCCACAGTCAGGGTGACGCCGGTGTAATCCGGGCTACAGGCAGCGTGCGTCTGGCTCGCGGCGCAGGCCATCGCGAGCGAGGTGGTCAACATCAAGAACGTCCGTCGCAACATCGTCTAGTCCTCCCTATAGAGTTTTTGCTATTTGATGGCCCCGAGCAGCAGGCCCGACCGCATCATCCGGCTGAGCAGGCCCGCCATGATCATCATCGGAACGATGGCGACGAGTGCCGCCGCCGAGATCGCCCACCATTCGTCGCCACGCTGGCTGTTCTGTCCCGCCACCAGGATCGGCAGCGTCTGCCATCTGGAATTGGTCAGGAACAGCGCGAACAGAAACTCGTTCCAGACGAAGGCCAGCGTGATCATGAACGTCGCCAGCAGCCCGTTCATCGACATCGGCACCACGATGCCGACGAAGATGCGCCAGCTCGGCAC
Coding sequences within:
- a CDS encoding extracellular solute-binding protein, with translation MLTTSLAMACAASQTHAACSPDYTGVTLTVASQTGPYIASALKLGADEWAKKTCGKVNVVEFPWSELYPKIATSLTASDATFDLVSFAPAWLPDFVPYLSEMPKEMQSGKDWDDIEPAYRERLMVWEGKIYSQSMDGDVHTYTYRTDLFSDPKEKDAFKAKYGYDLAPPKTWKQYLDIAEFFQRPDKGLWGTAEAFRRGGQQFWFFFSHAAAYTNNPNYPGAMFFDPETMDAQINNPGWVKGLEEYIRASKLGPPNALNFSFGEVNAAVAGGQVAESIGWGDTGVIAADPKQSKISGKVGSAMLPGSDEIWNAKTKKWDKFPSVLPAPFMAFGGWQIAVPKAGKNQQAAWDFVKTLTSPDVSGQAAITGGSGVNPYRKSHTANLQLWSKIFTPEEAKEYLGAQSDSINAKNVALDMRLPGYFSYTEVVEIELGKALAGQTTPQAALDAMAKEWNRLTDEFGRAKQLAAYRAAMGLPPKN